The genomic interval GTCATTTGAGAGAAGCAGTCATTACATTAGCTGATTTTGATGGTATAGAGACACCAGAATCTCTCTTTTCCATGGCAGTTCTTGTGCACCACATAATGGAACCCGCCAAGATTCATAAAGCATACAGCCTTGTTTACAAGACTCTTTCTGAGGGTACTGAAACAACATATTCCTTATCAGATCCATCAATCGTGCAGTTGACGAAAAATCTGGGGCATGTATCTTCTTTGGCAGGGCGAAGTTTGTTCGATCTCTTTCTTGGTCTACCTGTCCGGACAATTCCTCCATCAAAATTCAAAGTCGAGGGAATCTCTACTTTTCATGATGTATTCAGTGAGATATGTTTGATACCGTACAGCTTGATTCCAAAGTGGTATATTTGCTCAAAGACTCCTCCAATGTTTTGGTGTCCTATCAGTCCTGGATTGGGGGATCCTGATATACGTCCTCTGGAAAATTTTCCAGCCGCCCTGCAAACTACAGATGGGGAAAGAATGCTAGATCTTCTGAGAATTGAGCTATTCTTTGGTGACCGGACAGGTGGTCATCCATGTGCCAAAGCTTTCGAAGTTGTGAGAAGGCGCCCGCCTGGTGAGGATGCCTCATATGTCTGGAGATTGGGACCtccaatcagaggaagaccgcTATGTGATGCGGTGAGCTTGAAACCAGCGGTGGATGCCGTGTTAAGGAGCAAAGGTAAAGATCCTTTTATTTCTATGTACTCTTTTCTGGGAGGACAACTGGATTGGGGGCAGACCCTTCTCAACCTTTATAACGTAACATTCACAAGAACGTTCACTGTGGCCAAAGTGAAAAAAGAAGGATGGGGTGTGATTAAATTAACTTTGCATGGAGAGAATCTGAATGAATGGAACAAAATAGAACACATATGTGATGGAGTGCAGACTTGAGAGGGTTATGTGGACAGGATCTAGTGGAACTTGACAAAAGGTGGATCTTACACTGTCAAATCTGCTTTTAAGATGCAACAAACTGagttcccttaaaaaaaaatctgtagttttaaaATCCCCCTCAAAATAAAGGTGTTCTTATGGTTAATCAAAAACAAAATCCTCACCAAAGATGACTTGTATAAGAAAGGATGGAGGAAAAGAGATAAGCGCTGTCAGTTCTGCGGTAAAGAGGAATCCATTCAACCTTTGCTCTTTGATTGTCCCATCGCAAGGATTATGTGGAATGTGATACTGTGCTTTTAATTTAAAATCAATACTGAACAATGATCATTTGTTTGGTCCATGGATatcaaattttgacaaaaacatGAGACAACTAATAGTGGTTGGAGTGGTGCAGTCATTTGGGCTCTTTGGAAAACTAGAGACACGGGTTGTTTTGAAGGAAATTGCCAAATGACCCTACCGAACTAATCTTTTTGGCATGTAACTGGATTGAACATGTGCTATTTTGCAGAAACCAGACGAAAATAGAAGAATGCTCAGCTGGGGTCCATACTCATGAGACAGGTGCCAAATAGCATTTTCAACTGTAAAATCAGATGGACAGGATGCAGAAGAAGATTGGAGAACTGAAAAGATCCTGATGAACAGCTGATGATTGGCTTTTTATCTGCGTCGGTGTCTTGTGTTCTGCCCCAGAATGGGAACCATTTGCCGGTCCTGGTGATAGCTTGGAACATAAAGTAGTTTTATCTGCGTCGGTGTCTTTTGTGTTCTGCCCCAGAATGGGAACCATTTGCCGGTCCTGGTGATAGCTTGGAACATAAAGTAGCGGCCCTCTGGAAAACTACTAGAAAAAACTGTAGCTTAATTTGGTTAGCGGTCATGTCTGCCAATCTTTATGTTTTCCTGCTCTCTTTTGTTTCTGTGTAAGAACCCTTCACTGGTAATGGAAATGGGTGCTCATGGCCCTAgctcaaaattttttttctatgtactCTCAGTTTGATCAGCTACATTTAACAACCCTTCTTTCTGTTTTGAAGGAATTTAGGCCGCCAATTGGCCTGAACCTGacatcatgtatatatatcccTTTGCCATGAGCTGTTGTTTGCTATACATTGAACAGATATTTCTCCTGTCAAGTAATTTTTTTGGGCGAGGTAGTACTGATCTACAGTTTGTCATGCCACTGGCTAGCCACGTGCAGCGTACTTTGGCTTATGTTTAtgcctaaaatttaaattttcattcttaaatttaaagttaattttaagattttttcatcgtagtttatttttcagcctttacttttatattgtcaataatacatatatagaagttttattcattatttttcgtttgtgaATATACCTTCTGGAGGCTGTAAAGCATTGTTAATAGTGCTACTGCTTTATGATAATCCCAACACGTGTAGTTGCAGTATCCTGTTCCTTATTTTTCTGGATTTGTATACTTCTTGATTGAACATCGCAATCCGCAATAGGAAAAATCTCTACAAGTTGATGTGGTTTCTTGAGTGATGAATTCCCAATATAGTCCTGAGTCCATTGCACTTATGGTGTTATAGAAATATGGAATATGGCAGCAGTGTCACAAGTCACTTGATGATAGATGAACTTGTGATATTACTAGCTCACTAGGACTTTAGGTGCGCTTTGCGGCGCCATACGATTCATTAAGGGCTATCATGTAGCTTATGGATGGCCATAAGAGAGCATTGAATAGCACTTAAGAAAAGCAAATAACAGGACGGagacacaaaaaaaaaccacatgatCTGACGATCGTCAAAATTTAGTGTGATAGAACTAAGCATGTTCTAGTAAAAATACATCAAGTTTGAGATAACGCAATGGAAGATACATAACATAGAAGGGTATGTTTATTGCTTCCTTGTAGGTTGTATAGAACCTCGCAGTTATTACGGGGAAGACAGCTTCAAATTAACAGTTATTCACCTTTAACGGCCCCATCGAAATGTTTTTATGATTGGTACTTGAGCCCAAGTCACAAATTATAATGGATATATGTGGACCTCAGGAGGAAGATAGCAAATCAGCAATAGAGGCTCGGCAGGTGGTCCACTTTTATCTAGACTTCGGAAGTCAAGTTTCCCAACTTCTATTTGCTTATTTCCCATGAACACTCTTCCGAAcagataaatgatatgttttttaaaaaatgtttttttataagagagttgtaaaaaaatcatattaatcggagtatttttaaagtttttttaaccTAATATACTTAATTAGCCATGTACTGATGAGCTACTTGTTTTTTATGAGGAGATAAAAAGTTCCTAGCTGCCACTaccgaacacagcctatgtCTTACTTTTCACTGTATTTAAGTGACCACCACAATAACAGTAATAGGCTCATAAACAAAATTACCACTAGATGaataccccgcgctttgctgtggGATATTTGTGTGATTAACAACACTTCCAATGCTCTATACAGGATTTGCCAACATTAAAATTTCTATTCATGATTCGagtatgaaaaataattttcaaaagGGACAGGAAGGATTATTGAGATTAATCTAGAAAAGATGCAAAAAGGATTATTGAGATTAATCtagaaaatattaaatattaaacataataTGAGACAAAATAAAATGGATTAGGCTTGAAGTATAAAATTAGCTGCAAAAGCGCTTACCTCATTTACCCTAACAAAATACTACCAACCAATATAATTTGCCATTGGTGCAACCTCAGCAAGTTAAAAAAATGCACAATCCAAAATATATTTCGGCAAAAACTGAAATCTGAGGGATGACTGACAACTCGTTCCTTGTGCCTCACAGTCCATCTTAATATGCATTTGCAGCTAAGAGTAGAATGTTGAAAGGGAGAGAGATTGAGATTTTCTGatattctagaaaaaataaactatcagTGTATGAGAATGAGCAAACAAAAGTACAAAGTAAACAACAATAAAGATGGGCATACTGCTAGGTGAAAGTGCAGAGAGCGCCTAAAAGATTTTATTATCTTTTCAACTTTTATAGTCAAGAATCCATGCGTGAACTGAAACAAATCAATCAATAGCAGGAAACAGGAGATTGCCacaaaaatggaggaagtaatgggagagggagagatcagGATTTAATTACATGTGCTTACAGGAGATTGCCACAAAAATTTAGAAAGtaatgggagagggagagatcagGATGTAATTACATGTGATTGCCGGAGTAATTAAATCATCAGACGATGATGACCATGCACAGTCCTGCTAACAGAGTCGCAGTGCACCAGAGCATGAGGTTGATGGTCTCTGTTGAAGGAATTTTGGAACTAACGGATGAACTTAAAGATAGGATTGCAATGGTTTATAGCTGCTTCTAGTGGCAGTCGAGTAATCAATAGGACTTTAGGACGATGTTCTGCAGCATGAACACTGATAAAATTATGAGGGGACCAACGGTTTCAGGTGAAGTGGGATGGGAGGCGATCAGACGAATGAACTGAACGGGAGCCGGAGCACGCCCATGCGTGCAGCATTGAAGGGGGGCATCGATAAAATGCAGCATGAATTGTTACGCAAAATTGGAGTGTTGCATGAGCCATGGCATGCGTCACCGGATGGGAACAGATCACATGGGTTGGGCTGTTTGGGTGTGATAGGCTTGGCTCAATCGGCAAGGATGAACGGCAGAGAGATTAGAAGCAAGGGGCAATCAGATAAAATCAAACGGCTCTATTAATTCTAATGACGTGGCTCAACCTTGTAACAGGAAATTAGAATTAACTGCAGTAGGTGGGGATCTACTGTATAGTTATACTAGATGATACTCCGCTGTGTTGCTGCGAAACATTGtaatagttaaatcagataaattGTAATAATTTGAATATGATTCAAAAAACTTTTATGTTGTTTCAAGAGTGCTATGTCTATGAggatttatttttgtaaatcAAACAAAATTGGCAATTAATAGTATGAGGATACTAAATTTGGTTGTTGTTCTTAGTGCCATTATGTTTTATGTTAGGAACCTCCAGATGCGGTAGTCCAACTTTTGTGTTAGGAGAAGGGATAACATGATGGTCATATAAATGGTCAATAATATAAAAGGGAACACATATGGAGGATAAACGCATGGGTTACAATCTAGGAGGAGAAGAACTGTTGTTGGTAGGTTGTTCATGTGTCATGAGTTACAAAGAGAAGATTTGCATTGCAGCTTTGCAGCCTGAAAATTTTATGGAAGAGAATGTTTTTTCCATGATATATTTTTGGAATCAACCAGCAATTGAATTTGTACctatggtattttttttcttaacagaAGCATCAATGTAAATAAGTGTTTAAACGCTGGAAGATATGGTTACCTTTGTGTTATGAATAGTGTCTTCAATTCTGAATCCATTTATAGTATGCAAAAATTACATCTGAAAGTTGGACAATGTCTCAGATGATCAGACCTGGTCACATAGATATAGTGATGAATCAGAAGGCATCATCCTGCTATTGGCGTGCTCCTTCAGCTCTGAATAATCGGCAAGTTGAGCAATTTTGCCCAGCGCCAGTGACCTCCTTCTGTTTCGTATTTGGGCTGCAAAATTGACGATGATGGTGCTTACCTTCATGGATTAGaaaggcggtggtggtgcttaCCTCCATGGCGCTGGGCACAGCAAGGGCCAcccttgttaaaaaaaagtgcgTTGTTTAGCCCGAAGAGGAGTAGGCGATGTGCAGCTGGACTCAACCTGGTGCCCCGACATACATACATGGGAGGGAGATGAAAGCGGAGGGGAAGTTTGAGAAGATGGGCGATGATTTGATAGTCGGAGGAAATGGATTCGATGGCTTTTATGCTTATTGCCAATGATATACATATGTGAGAGGAAGGAGATCGAAGTGTAAACGAAGGGATCTGGGTGAATGGGGAGCGAACCACAGGAGGTTGTGATCCCTCACGCTGGGAGGAGGAGAGTCGCCATAAAATCAGCAAAGCAAGCGGCGCAGTGAATGGAAGAGGCGCGACGTTTGCGCGGTGGTCGCGCTTCCTGGCTGCCTGCCACGATCGAGGAGGAGAGCGATGCGGGAGAGGGGAGTCGATGCGCGTGGGGCCGGCGAAGCAGCGAGatgcgggagaggagaggaggggagcgatGCGCGTGGGGCCGGCGCCGCAGCGAGatgtgggagaggagaggagaggagcgatGCGGATCCAGCGGTGGAGACAAAAAGGGTGACGTGGAAGCATAATTAAGCAGAGAATTTTAGTAGTCGGGATGatttatataagtatatagaaTAGGATTCAGAActaaacacaaaaaaaatactccctccattccaaaatactcCATAAGGTTTAACCACCCCTaatccaaagaccaagaaataattattattatcttgTAGTTTTGATCATTTTAATAAATACCATGCAtacatccaatagaattagataacatgagagtgaaagatttataaaagtaataatttaatgaagaAGAGGTTATAGATAATTGTCTACATGCATATgtatgcatgccttatattatggaacatctaaaaaagtggttatgccttatagtattatggaatggagggagtacatccgCATACTTATTGACCATTGCTTATATGCATGTTTGCGTCTTCTAAAAAAAGTTGAACCTACCAAATTAATTCATCGTCAAagtcataggaaattttcctcaCTTACAGGAAAACGCTTATATCGGAGAATATTAAGGCTGGTGAATTGGGCGCGCGATGAGGCGGGCCACGTCGGATTTCACTATAGTGgcctttaattttatttatatcaTTCAATCGTAAATTAAGAGATaacttatattatataatatgaCAGCTATAGTATACAAATATCATAATTTTAATactcttgtatttttttaagtttgtgtgAAGGTtgtcttttaatttaatttaaggATGGCTTATCATCActcttcatatattttttatcttatCATTTAAtctaatatgatatttttagagATATTATACGACGTATTATAGTACTTGCTGTTATGATCAGAGAGAGAACGATCAGCACGACACTTGATTTGCCGATTAGTAGAACCTCTCAAGCTATTACTGCTAATGCTACTGTGCTAACTAACTGATTAGATGGTATCGACCGGGACGTGATCGCGTCACACAAGAATTCCACAGATGCTAATTACTTCTTCTCGTCATACTACGATATGCACGAACCACATGTCATATATAGTTTGAGTACAGTAACTTAATTCACAAGAAAAATTTACTTATATTCACTTATTCTTTTCGTCAGAACGTGCGGTAGAGTGAAACCCACATAATTGACATGAGCCACGTATCATAAAGTTTGACAGTAACTTCACAACCGTAATTAACCCGGTCAACAAGATCCATCATTCATACAGTTGGCCCTCTTGATTGTATCTCAGATTAATTAGCTCGGCCTGATGATCAGATCCGTCCTAGATCAATGCAAACTAGTCCCCACTTGGACCAAACCCAAGTTCATAAAGCTTTATACTAGCTTAGTACTCAATATATCTAGCTTTCTTCCAGGAACCAAGAAAAGTTCAGTTCTAAACGAAGGGCTACGAATCGTCACGAGGTCAACCAGTCAAACAGCAAATGGTCCTTGGTGTCCTCTGGCGACCTGTGGTCCATAACCATGTGTACAACTATTCAGAAGTGGTAGTATGCCGTTGGCAACGTCCTCTAGTTTCACGTCTTTTTTACTTCTCTCAAGTCTGAATATTACTACTACATTTTTCAGGGTGTTTTACTTTTCCGAACTTGCGATCAACGTGGAATTTAATTAGCAGTCAGTCAGCGCCTGCAGATAGATTGCAGGCTGCACGTAGGGGCGTACGGAGTAGCTACGTAGCCGCGTCAGGGTCAACGACGCTACTTTAATACAGATACATACGTACGTCCCGTTCTACTATTTGTCTACCCAAGATGATCGGAGCCACACGTCGGTCAGTTCGTCACACACGCTACAGTCGACCAAGTTGTTCAGATACGCACTCTATATATCATAGTAAAACGCTAATGAATCAATTGATCTCGTCTCACCGGTTAAATTAGTTTTAGTGTAATAAtataccgttgacttttagaTCCATATTTGAAcgtctattttatttaaaaattttatgtaaatatataaaatataaattatacttaaATTACTttaaatgctaaaataactcataacaaaataaattataattacatattttttaataaaaaaatgtgataaaaaaatcaaaggtgATATGTGTCGCTTTTCATAGCGGCTGTAAAAGTGTAAAGAAGGAAATGGACACGCCCTGTGAAGCCAGGCACTGTCATGCCGCAGTCTCTCTACCATCGGTGTCAGGGTATGTTTAGTTGACGTTAAAATTATAactttgattgaaattagaacgatgtgatcaGGACCGGTCCTAGGGGGTCAGGCCGTGCGGCCGTCCGAGGCCCCCAAAATTTAGGACCCCACTATATACACATATAGGATATATACTACATACTGTATAATTTTAATTCATGGGTCATGTGCCTATATTAAGTTAGACAACTGAATAGCCCaatatagaaaataaattttagtccaTCGTCAGGCCTGTTTCAGTGAAGTCGAAGCGATCTTCATCTGACTCCCGTCGCTTCGCCTCGATCATATCACGCCACTCGCGTCGTGCCACCTTGATCATGTCACACTGCTCGTTGCTCCTGCACTCTCGGCAACTTCTCGACTTCTCGGAGTCTTGCAAATGGAAACAGCAAGTCGGCAAATCGCGTCTCACCAGTAGCCACGCTCGTATCGATCATCCGCCGATCACCTTCTATACTCGCTACTGCTATTTATTTCtctttgaagttttaaaatgttatatatagataattttatcaCATTGAATATTAAATATTGTGTATTTATATgaccatataaatatatatattagtttatgtatatatagggGCCTCCATATAAGTTTTTGTCCTGGGGCCCCAAAACCCTAGGACCGGCCctggatgtgatggaaaaattgaaagtttgtgtgtgtaggaaagtttttatgggatgaaaaaaattaaaagtttaaagaaaaggttgggaactaaacgaattaaatttgaaaatataccgtCCATTCAATTTTTTGTTACAAATATTCGGGATGTAAAATCTTTTGCACAAATATACTACCGGTCTCGCGCAACCGTTGCGCGAAAATGATGTGGAAATAACGTCGTGGTCGGTATCGCGCAGTAAAAGTGCGAAACCGTGCGGTATCGCACGAGAATGGCGCGAGACAGTGTGGTCTCGCTCAAGCAAGCAGCGAGACCGCACAAGCAAGGAGCGCTATCGCACATGCAAGCTGCGATACCGTGGCTGGCCGATTTaattagcgattaattaattaattactaatcaggataattaatcgctaattattattagttaatggttaattaagtaattaattactactcaaATGGAGCCTATTAGACAGTGTCGTTGATTGCTTCAGCGAGACTGAACGGTCTAGCTCTTTCATTCCGCGAGACCACGCGGTCTCGTGCTCGCGCTTTCACCGCGCGATACCGTCCACGACGTCATTCCCACGCCATTTTCGCGCAATGGTTGTGCGACACCGATGGTATATTTTTACACAAGTTTTTGCATCTCGAAAATTACTAAATAAAAACTGaataaacagtatatttttaaatttaattcggaactaaaccaggcctatatTATACTCCAGTATAATTTGCCGGCCGAGCAGTAAACTAGTACTGTACTGCTCCGGATAGAAACCAACCACCAACGACCAGTGTGCACCGCGCGCACCAGCTACAAAACACCGTTTTCCTACGTAATTCCGAGCCACTCCGCTCCGCTGCGCACACGTCCCGTGTTCCCCCCCATCCCTTCGCCGCTGCCGGTTCATCCATTGGCCCGCACGCGCTTtgacgcagccgcagccgccgctactgaaaaacgatttttcatggcggCTAAAAAAACCACCAGCGTAGAAAATCGAGAGGGTGGGGTCACGGGCCGTCATCGAAAACTGATTTTCACTGGCGACAATATTAAGAGGTCCGCCataaaaaatactatatttttcgaggcggacctcttaaataGCGGACCTCTTAAAtatccgccagcgaaaatcaatgttttcgctggcggctacTAAATAGATCcgctagaaaaaaaagaatccgcCAGCAAAAAGCAAAGCtcgctaaaaaaaatttcgcgGCATTTAAAACCATGCGCGCCAGATCGATTCCTTCACCCACCCACACATTTAAAACCAATTTTCACCCACCCACCCGCTGCAttcatctctcctctctatctctttctcatcttcacctcacctctctcccctcccctctctctcctagATCAGAATCAGATCGTCTGACTTCACGGGAAATGATGGTAGAGAGCAGTCACGCGAATCCGTCCGTCAGCTCACGATCGAACGCCTTTGCGTGGAGCTGCAGGTCCGGCTGCTTCGCTCCTCTGTTATCTGGGCCTAGGCCCAACAAGCGTACCATCGTCAGCCTGTTGCTCCCTTTCTTGACGTCGTGTTTTCCTTTTTGGCGTGAATCCCATCTGTTTTTCCCGCGAGCGAACGTGAGGCGTCGGCATTGGTGACGGCGATCGACTTCTCCATGGAGCACGAGGGTGAGGCAATCGGCTGCAGTAAAAACAGGGAAAGCAAGATCATGCTCGCAAGTTTGCACAGTCtccatgtgtgtgtgtttagatTGCATCAATCTTCTTCTAATTTGTTTGCCATCCTCTCCTATGTTGGCCTGTGTGGAAATAGTTTAACGAAACATCAACTTGC from Oryza glaberrima chromosome 3, OglaRS2, whole genome shotgun sequence carries:
- the LOC127767829 gene encoding uncharacterized protein LOC127767829 isoform X4; this encodes MYRAASTVASKACQAVRRASKVGPKFHTKASIDAQSSPSNMKQGTLANGSAFCSEKGSPAGLFLKNLKCGSNFTDGEQQDYDTLSKGETRIVNFLTKSVENLQSLSVKDLKCHRLASPDKNEKDGANGHVKLESLEGMRDDGYFIPPYFIGGQQENEHDLSRLCLTIGEEDSDDIPNKVTMSLDGKPADVARSYDLCMTQLKLYMCLMYASVDISEQVGYEKILAVATPRPASFYFSMKYLNKCITAVIDPFTGWLLAIITSNYAAQFRRSDFPYVRLANTVLMKAEGKYNELAPDGHLSIPIGIGHLREAVITLADFDGIETPESLFSMAVLVHHIMEPAKIHKAYSLVYKTLSEGTETTYSLSDPSIVQLTKNLGHVSSLAGRSLFDLFLGLPVRTIPPSKFKVEGISTFHDVFSEICLIPYSLIPKWYICSKTPPMFWCPISPGLGDPDIRPLENFPAALQTTDGERMLDLLRIELFFGDRTGGHPCAKAFEVVRRRPPGEDASYVWRLGPPIRGRPLCDAVSLKPAVDAVLRSKGKDPFISMYSFLGGQLDWGQTLLNLYNVTFTRTFTVAKVKKEGWGVIKLTLHGENLNEWNKIEHICDGVQT
- the LOC127767829 gene encoding uncharacterized protein LOC127767829 isoform X3; amino-acid sequence: MYRAASTVASKACQAVRRASKVGPKFHTKASIDAQSSPSNMKQGTLANGSAFCSEKGSPAGLFLKNLKCGSNFTDGEQQDYDTLSKGETRIVNFLTKSVENLRSLSVKDLKCHRLASPDKNEKDGANGHVKLESLEGMRDDGYFIPPYFIGGQQENEHDLSRLCLTIGEEDSDDIPNKVTMSLDGKPADVARSYDLCMTQLKLYMCLMYASVDISEQVGYEKILAVATPRPASFYFSMKYLNKCITAVIDPFTGWLLAIITSNYAAQFRRSDFPYVRLANTVLMKAEGKYNELAPDGHLSIPIGIGHLREAVITLADFDGIETPESLFSMAVLVHHIMEPAKIHKAYSLVYKTLSEGTETTYSLSDPSIVQLTKNLGHVSSLAGRSLFDLFLGLPVRTIPPSKFKVEGISTFHDVFSEICLIPYSLIPKWYICSKTPPMFWCPISPGLGDPDIRPLENFPAALQTTDGERMLDLLRIELFFGDRTGGHPCAKAFEVVRRRPPGEDASYVWRLGPPIRGRPLCDAVSLKPAVDAVLRSKGKDPFISMYSFLGGQLDWGQTLLNLYNVTFTRTFTVAKVKKEGWGVIKLTLHGENLNEWNKIEHICDGVQT